The Methanothrix soehngenii GP6 genome has a window encoding:
- a CDS encoding tetratricopeptide repeat protein, which translates to MNSKEKIQLHKGMDCVRRMDFEKAIEYFQIVTASNPDMPEAWNNLGVAFYGLGRIDEALESYDRSIALDPSNLDALRNRAFLLRNQKRLPEALEAYDTVLEKGGDAIDLESTAVVLTAMGRLEEALNCLYLAREKLSLKRLEDEIEMVQKKILERDGQSGD; encoded by the coding sequence ATGAACAGCAAAGAAAAGATTCAGCTTCACAAAGGAATGGATTGCGTCCGGAGAATGGATTTTGAGAAAGCCATAGAATACTTCCAAATTGTCACCGCCTCCAATCCGGATATGCCAGAGGCCTGGAACAACCTGGGCGTGGCCTTCTATGGCCTGGGTCGAATCGATGAGGCTCTGGAGAGCTACGACCGATCTATTGCCCTCGATCCGAGTAATCTCGATGCTCTGCGAAACCGTGCATTTCTGCTTCGAAACCAAAAGAGGCTACCTGAGGCCCTGGAGGCCTACGATACCGTCCTGGAAAAGGGAGGAGATGCCATAGACCTCGAGTCCACTGCGGTTGTTCTAACCGCTATGGGAAGGCTGGAGGAGGCCCTCAACTGCCTGTACCTTGCCCGGGAGAAGCTCTCTTTAAAGCGCCTGGAGGATGAGATAGAGATGGTGCAGAAAAAGATCCTGGAAAGGGACGGACAGAGCGGGGATTAG
- a CDS encoding DUF3467 domain-containing protein, protein MEVSVETTRSSEFKQIYAIGAIGGHSPYDFRIAFYNDSPKIQRDGNKNITVMERKIEMEIILSPLAAKELARWLEEHIKDYEKKFGEIKRPGAGSGEKGNTEKSGESAPIQGYM, encoded by the coding sequence ATGGAAGTATCTGTAGAGACCACGCGCAGCTCCGAGTTCAAGCAGATCTATGCCATCGGGGCAATAGGCGGCCACAGCCCCTATGACTTCAGAATTGCTTTTTACAATGATTCGCCCAAGATCCAGAGAGATGGGAACAAGAACATCACCGTCATGGAAAGAAAGATCGAGATGGAGATCATCTTATCCCCCCTGGCTGCCAAGGAGCTGGCCAGATGGCTGGAAGAGCATATCAAGGACTATGAGAAGAAATTTGGGGAAATCAAGAGGCCTGGTGCAGGGTCTGGCGAGAAGGGTAACACGGAAAAATCCGGAGAATCTGCCCCCATTCAGGGCTACATGTGA
- a CDS encoding Lrp/AsnC ligand binding domain-containing protein produces the protein MKGFIMINVEPGTEKAVHDRLEKIKGICEVVPVYGERDFIAIVDVEGISDLNRAVMNVREINGVTNTQTILGMELKF, from the coding sequence ATGAAGGGTTTTATAATGATCAATGTAGAGCCAGGGACAGAGAAAGCAGTCCATGATCGCTTGGAGAAGATCAAAGGGATCTGCGAGGTCGTTCCCGTATACGGTGAGAGGGATTTCATCGCCATAGTAGACGTGGAAGGCATCTCCGACCTCAACCGGGCAGTGATGAATGTGAGGGAGATAAACGGAGTGACCAATACTCAGACCATTCTGGGCATGGAGCTGAAGTTCTAG